The stretch of DNA AAGCCGCTACGCGCGGCATGAAGTTTTTACCACTGGTGGTGGCGGGCGCCAAAATATGGCTGGCATCTTTGCCGGCTTCGGCAACCAGCTCGGCCAGGTTTTCCGGCAGCTGGTTTTTATAAGCTTCGTTGTCAGCGACCAGCACCTTGCTGACGCCATCGATGGCAGCGGCCGCCTGGGCGACTGCATCACAGCCAGAACCAGCGACCAGTACAGTGATGTCTGAACCGATTTCTTTAGCGGCGCTGACCGCATTCAGGGTTGCCGGTTTCAGGGCGGCGTTATCGTGTTCTGCAATTACCAAAATACTCATCTGTACGCGTCCCCTTAAATCACTTTGGCTTCAGTTTTCAATTTGCTGACCAGCTCGTCCACACTCTCCACCTTGATACCGGCGGAACGTGCGGGTGGCGGCTCAACGGACAGAATTTTCAGACCTGAACTGACGTCAACGCCCAGCTCGTCCGGCGTCAGCGTGTCGATTGGTTTCTTCTTGGCCTTCATGATGTTCGGCAGAGAGGCGTAACGCGGTTCGTTAAGACGCAGGTCGGTGGTCACAACCGCTGGCAGTTTCAAGGAAACAGTCTGCTCACCGCCGTCGATTTCGCGGGTAACCAGTGCTTTACCATCAGCCAGTTCCAGTTTGCAGGCAAAAGTACCCTGCGGCATACCGGTCAGTGCCGCCAGCATCTGGCCCACCTGGTTGTTATCAGAATCGATGGACTGCTTGCCCAGCAGCACCAGCTCGGTGCCTTCTTTCTCAATAATTTTCTGCAGCAATCGGGCGACCGCCAGTGGCTGGAGATCTGCCGCCGCTTCAACGTGGATACCGCGATCGGCGCCCAGCGCCAGAGAGGTACGGATCTGCTCCTGACAGGACTTTTCACCGATGGAGACCACAATGACCTCCTCTGCCAGCCCCTTCTCTTTCAGACGGACCGCCTCTTCAACGGCAATTTCGCAGAAGGGATTCACGGCCATCTTGGCATTGGCCATATCGACACCACTGTTGTCTGCCTTCACGCGCACTTTTACGTACGCATCAAGAACGCGTTTGACTGCTACCAGAATCTTCATGGATTCTCCAAAGTTTACGGTTAAGAAAATATTGCGGCTTGAAAAGGTCGACAATGATGCCGCTTTTAGCTGCATACGTCAATAAAAGTGCCGCACAGAATCTACCCTAAAACTGACCCAGCGCAAATTTTTTACCCCTGCTGGAGATACTGAGGAGCTGATTTGACTCATTGTTTTTATTGGACTTTTCTTCATCTTCCAGATCTGCCTGACGGGCCGCCAGTTCAACAAGCTGATAAAAAACCGAACGGCTGATCAGTGCTTTGAGACCGCGCCGCACTTCAATCACCGGATGCGGCTCCCCCTCGTCTGTAACATCAACTTCAAGCGGATGATCCGGCCCGGCATCCACTGTCTCTTCTGTATTCAGGGTAAAACGAAGGACCTGCTGCCCATCGTCCTCGATCACATCCAGTACCTGTGCCACAAACGGACAATCATCCACACGAATACGGACTTTTTCGACGGGCGTCACCAGATAGTAATGACCATCGTCATCGAGTCGCAGAATTGATGAGAACAACTGCACCATGCGCAGCCGGCCAATGGGTGAACCTTCGTGATACCAGCGGCCATCAGCGGCGATACGCATGTCCATTTCGCCGCAGTACGGCGGGTCCCACAGATGGACCGGTGCGGGACCGCGCTGCTTGCCA from Pseudohongiella spirulinae encodes:
- a CDS encoding electron transfer flavoprotein subunit beta/FixA family protein, whose product is MKILVAVKRVLDAYVKVRVKADNSGVDMANAKMAVNPFCEIAVEEAVRLKEKGLAEEVIVVSIGEKSCQEQIRTSLALGADRGIHVEAAADLQPLAVARLLQKIIEKEGTELVLLGKQSIDSDNNQVGQMLAALTGMPQGTFACKLELADGKALVTREIDGGEQTVSLKLPAVVTTDLRLNEPRYASLPNIMKAKKKPIDTLTPDELGVDVSSGLKILSVEPPPARSAGIKVESVDELVSKLKTEAKVI
- a CDS encoding DUF1285 domain-containing protein; translated protein: MSQFTPDADNLLKTLGKQRGPAPVHLWDPPYCGEMDMRIAADGRWYHEGSPIGRLRMVQLFSSILRLDDDGHYYLVTPVEKVRIRVDDCPFVAQVLDVIEDDGQQVLRFTLNTEETVDAGPDHPLEVDVTDEGEPHPVIEVRRGLKALISRSVFYQLVELAARQADLEDEEKSNKNNESNQLLSISSRGKKFALGQF